A portion of the Mytilus galloprovincialis chromosome 12, xbMytGall1.hap1.1, whole genome shotgun sequence genome contains these proteins:
- the LOC143054991 gene encoding uncharacterized protein LOC143054991 has product MCDEIEIYSRCIDCDQNMCKSCHDYHLRNKTLRKHTLVEENTELPTKQDKIRPEDMQCGEHVKEFSFYCKSCNSLICEECKNSKHVCHKIEDLNYAAKNMILSLTSVVTSLSSKIPFLNNTVENAKMEKKKYQTHIDITKTELQRAASNLKEWMCTSVDMILSDSMQNLESLSNSDRKTLLTYTEEAELRRIALIKFRKSIEAIVNCGIKCKIVEFGSAICTQSKIYDENYSISGMILKFPKYNPGTLSFDHIKDFFGSVKPNENTTVLPTVHFPCLQTIDFMSKRTFTQEFTFKVESGISKLMTAGGTLVCVSHERYASDTRNYHGKVIVYDLDGKLKFNSRQYAPCRDKREIIVVYNGKFFAWFGSSIRTLQVEHDGKATSTKFLVWENDIPNLSEHGCACIIDNGNLLFYINNKFYEVYESGKIVRSFSSKCILERHSQNKPNCILYTKTKAILIAFDVEILATSLSGELLHSHKSEDNYCNFVSMCEDRHGIVFVADSYGCRICLMGSDGNFIRDVLTFDCLRTQFHHHRSMSVTIDGKGNLWVLEDRNITVYSYL; this is encoded by the coding sequence ATGTGTgatgaaattgaaatttattcCAGATGTATAGATTGCGATCAGAACATGTGCAAAAGTTGTCATGACTATCATTTGAGAAATAAAACTTTAAGGAAACACACACTAGTTGAAGAAAACACAGAGCTTCCTACAAAACAGGATAAAATACGACCGGAAGACATGCAATGTGGTGAGCACGTGAAGGAGTTTTCATTTTACTGTAAGTCATGCAATTCTCTTATCTGCGAAGAGTGTAAAAATTCCAAACATGTTTGTCACAAGATTGAAGATTTAAATTATGCTGCAAAAAACATGATCTTATCTTTGACCTCCGTAGTAACGAGTCTTAGTTCAAAAATACCTTTTTTGAACAACACAGTAGAAAAtgcaaaaatggaaaaaaagaaaTACCAGACACATATAGACATAACAAAAACTGAATTGCAAAGAGCTGCATCTAATTTGAAAGAATGGATGTGTACATCTGTTGATATGATTTTATCCGATTCTATGCAAAACCTAGAATCACTTTCGAATTCAGACAGGAAAACTCTGCTAACATACACAGAAGAAGCAGAACTCCGTCGTATTGCTCTTATCAAATTTAGAAAGTCCATTGAAGCAATAGTTAATTGTGGTATCAAATGTAAAATAGTCGAATTTGGCAGTGCCATTTGCACACAATCAAAAATATACGATGAAAACTATTCAATCTCCGGGATGATTTTAAAGTTCCCTAAATATAATCCAGGCACGTTGTCGTTTGACcatataaaagatttttttggATCAGTCAAACCAAATGAAAACACAACAGTTTTACCTACAGTGCATTTCCCATGTCTTCAAACTATCGATTTTATGAGCAAAAGAACTTTTACACAAGAATTTACGTTTAAGGTTGAATCTGGTATATCAAAATTGATGACAGCAGGCGGAACTCTCGTCTGTGTCTCGCACGAAAGATATGCTAGCGATACCAGGAACTATCACGGCAAAGTCATAGTTTATGACCTAGATGGTAAACTAAAATTTAATTCGAGACAATATGCACCATGCCGAGATAAACGTgaaattattgttgtttacaaCGGAAAATTCTTTGCATGGTTCGGATCAAGTATTAGAACCTTACAAGTAGAACATGATGGAAAAGCAACATCCACAAAGTTTCTTGTATGGGAAAATGACATACCTAATCTTTCGGAACACGGTTGCGCATGTATAATAGACAATGGTAACTTgttattttatataaacaataaattctACGAAGTATATGAATCGGGCAAAATTGTCAGATCGTTTTCTAGCAAGTGCATACTGGAACGTCATAGTCAAAACAAGCCGAACtgcattttatatacaaaaacaaaagcaatTTTAATTGCTTTTGATGTAGAGATACTTGCGACATCTTTAAGTGGTGAACTTTTACATTCGCATAAGTCTGAGGATAATTACTGTAACTTTGTGTCGATGTGCGAAGACCGTCATGGAATCGTTTTCGTAGCTGATTCATACGGTTGTCGTATATGCTTGATGGGATCTGATGGCAACTTTATTCGTGATGTATTAACATTTGATTGTCTTAGAACTCAATTTCATCACCACAGATCAATGTCCGTGACTATCGATGGAAAAGGAAATTTGTGGGTTCTTGAGGATAGAAATATCACAGTTTATTCTTACTTATAG
- the LOC143055227 gene encoding uncharacterized protein LOC143055227, which produces MAYSQSVEADNICGICKSEYTSPRILNCFHVFCTPCLEKLIENTQTFRCPLCRRNLPVPKEGIENFPLCPFMVTSSCNEEKTSDYEITCGMCDEMVVYSRCVDCDQNMCRICHEYHLRNRTFRKHKLIEKVNPEIPVEQYQGTKDNEQCSEHGKSFSIYCKSCNLPICDECTQSKHACHKTNNLESTVKHTISSLDALVINLQSKVPFMDNIIQNAKEEEKKYCTHIKQTKTELKSMALNLKDIMCKSIDMMLSESIYDLESFSKADKKIIQTFIEESELNRIAMIKLLKTMQGTIRCGVASNIVRYSGALNRQSIMYDEHLSQFEMKLCIPKFHAGTFSHHQMKHYFGKIKREESTTVLKKTQLPSFQIHIFGNTLKMTTVMNFQNDSDLKSIMAVCDSYVYVTRLKYINREKHVGGPYYSAKVMKFDPNGDKKEEASSSQTNGTRFTIIGMNTKGLFVWSGNTIKSVPMELGEFTGVAINPCEHDVSHHCKTRNACLMDNENMLIICDCRFFEVNETGKIIRTFISADISKKGSGNPANFVLYTQSKIFLIAYSKEIYAISLTGDFTHLHRNESSDFVAMCEDRYENVFVADKNNNSIALFTSDGHYIRDILTSKDEIDGPKSLTIDGRGNLWVLKKDKITVFSYL; this is translated from the coding sequence ATGGCGTATAGTCAATCTGTGGAGGCCGATAATATTTGTGGAATATGCAAGTCTGAATATACATCTCCAAGGATTCTGAACTGTTTTCATGTATTTTGTACACCTTGTTTGGAAAAGCTGATAGAAAATACGCAAACATTCCGATGTCCGCTTTGTAGGAGAAACCTGCCTGTTCCAAAAGAAGGTATTGAAAATTTTCCATTGTGTCCATTCATGGTAACATCATCATGTAATGAGGAAAAAACATCTGATTATGAAATAACTTGTGGAATGTGCGACGAAATGGTAGTCTATTCCAGATGTGTGGATTGCGATCAAAACATGTGCAGGATTTGCCACGAATACCATTTAAGAAATAGAACATTCCGAAAACATAAATTAATCGAGAAAGTGAACCCAGAAATACCTGTCGAACAGTATCAAGGGACGAAGGACAACGAACAATGCAGTGAACACGGGAAGTCATTTTCAATTTACTGTAAGTCATGCAATTTGCCTATTTGTGATGAATGCACACAATCTAAACATGCTTGTCACAAAACTAATAATTTAGAGTCTACTGTCAAACACACGATCTCATCTTTAGACGCATTGGTTATAAATCTTCAATCAAAAGTACCTTTCATggacaatataatacaaaatgcaAAGGAggaagaaaagaaatattgtaCCCATAttaaacaaaccaaaactgaactGAAGAGTATGGCTTTAAACCTGAAAGATATCATGTGTAAGTCAATTGATATGATGTTGTCGGAGAGCATTTACGACTTAGAATCTTTTTCCAAAGCAGACaagaaaattattcaaacatTCATTGAAGAATCTGAATTAAATCGGATTGCTATGATTAAATTACTAAAGACAATGCAGGGAACTATCAGATGTGGCGTCGCATCCAACATAGTTAGATATAGCGGTGCTCTAAACCGACAGTCTATCATGTACGATGAACATCTTTCGCAGTTTGAGATGAAGCTATGTATTCCAAAATTTCATGCTGGCACGTTTTCTCATCAccaaatgaaacattattttgGAAAGATAAAGAGAGAAGAAAGCACAACGgtcttaaaaaaaacacaattgccATCCTTTCAAATTCATATATTTGGAAACACATTGAAAATGACAACGGTAATGAACTTTCAAAATGATTCTGATTTGAAAAGTATTATGGCGGTATGCGATTCGTATGTGTATGTTACGCGATTGAAATATATCAATCGCGAGAAGCATGTTGGTGGCCCTTACTATAGTGCCAAAGTTATGAAATTTGATCCAAATGGAGACAAGAAAGAGGAAGCAAGCAGTTCACAAACGAATGGGACCAGATTTACAATAATTGGAATGAATACTAAAGGTCTCTTCGTTTGGAGTGGCAATACAATCAAATCAGTACCAATGGAATTAGGAGAATTTACAGGCGTGGCAATAAATCCGTGCGAACATGATGTATCACATCATTGCAAAACAAGAAATGCATGCCTCATGGATAATGAAAATATGCTTATTATTTGCGACTGCAGATTTTTTGAAGTCAATGAAACAGGTAAAATAATTCGAACTTTTATTAGTGCGGACATTTCAAAAAAAGGAAGTGGCAATCCAGCAAATTTCGTTTTATATACTCAGTCAAAAATCTTTCTTATTGCATATTCTAAGGAAATCTATGCAATTTCCTTAACAGGAGACTTTACACACTTGCATAGAAATGAAAGCTCAGATTTTGTAGCAATGTGTGAAGATCGTTATGAAAACGTGTTCGTTGCTGATAAGAACAATAATAGCATAGCGCTTTTTACATCAGACGGTCATTATATTCGTGACATACTGACTTCAAAAGATGAAATAGACGGACCAAAGTCTTTAACCATTGACGGAAGAGGTAACCTATGGGTacttaaaaaagacaaaattacaGTGTTTTCATATTTGTAA